One Rouxiella sp. S1S-2 genomic window, TCTTGTTACAGGATCCTTATATGGCATCGAACTCGGAAATATTGACCCTTCCTGGTATCGCCAGAAGTAGTCAATATCAGCGGCTATTACGTCGCAGTTATTGGAATGAGCTGTGCTATTTAAACAGCTCGAGTGGTAAGCGGTAAGATGATTTTCTCCTGAAGTAAGAGCAGTAACGTTGTTGAGATCTCCCCGGTCTTGTCGAATGTGATTTTTATCCCAGTTGCGGAGCCTATGACTTTTTCAGTCATAGGTTTTTTTATGCTCTTTTTTGAGTTTTAGTCCATAGCCTAACCTGTTTACTGCCGCTCAAAATTATCGTACACACGGCGGACCAGGCTAAGCAACTGCTGATGCTCTTCCTCACTCAGTCCTTCAATGGCGACTTTTTTAAGCTCTTGCCCCTGCAGATGCATAATTTTTTTCACTTCACGTCCGGCTTCAGTGAGCGTTAAACGCATAATTCTGCGGTCGTCTGCGTCGGGGTCGCTGGTTAGTAGGCCTTTGTCGCGCAGGCCCTTGATAAGCCTGGCAAGTTGCGCTTTATCTCGTTCCATAAAACGTGACAAATCGCCCTGTACAGCGCCTGGATAACGGCCAAGATAACTTAAAACTTTGGCTTCCATATGGGTGATGTCATAGTTTCCATCACGCAGGAGCTCAAACTGTTTGGCGCGATAGCGATGCATAATCATATGCATTATCCACAGCACATCGTCATTGTGGGATTCACTCATTAGTTGACAATGTCTCCTATTCTCATTTAGATTGTTGATATTATCAACCAAGTGGAACAATTTTACCATGACCGACAATTTATCCATCAGCCGCGTGCAACTCATTCGTCATGAAATAAAACGCCGCCAGCTTGACGTGGTGAACGTTGAGCAAATCAGTCCGGGATTTAAACGCATCACCCTCACCGGTGATTCGCTGGCTGATTTTATCAGTGCATCATTTGATGACCACATAAAATTTATTGTTAATCCCGAGGCGGCCGAACCGGCGATGCGCGATTACACACCGCGTTCATACGACAATGTTAAAAAAGAGTTGGTTATAGAATTCGCCATGCACGGAGAAGGGCCTGCCAACCAGTGGGCAGAAAATGTTAAAGCCGGTGACAAAGCTTTTATAGCCGGTCCGCGGGGTTCTCGGGTTATCCCAATGGATTATGACTGGCAGTTGATGCTGGGTGACGAAACGGCATTTCCGGCCATTGCGCGTCGTTTAGAAGAGCTACCGGCTGGGACGCGCGTTACCGTCGTTGCCTTGGCTGCCGACAAGCAGGATCGTCTCACATTTAGCTCACAGGCAAATCCTGAAATTATTTGGGTGGACACCCCAGAGCAGCTAACGGAATGGGCTATCAATCATCAGCTTGCGGCAGGTGAAGGCTTTGTATGGTGTGCCGCCGAGGCCTCGATTATTAAGGCGCTGCGCAACATTTTTGTTGAGGAAAAAGGTCACAACATTAATGCCATACGTACCTCGGCCTATTGGAAAAAAAGAACCGCCGCGTTTCATGAAGAAGTGTCTTAACCGCAGATCTCA contains:
- a CDS encoding MarR family winged helix-turn-helix transcriptional regulator — protein: MSESHNDDVLWIMHMIMHRYRAKQFELLRDGNYDITHMEAKVLSYLGRYPGAVQGDLSRFMERDKAQLARLIKGLRDKGLLTSDPDADDRRIMRLTLTEAGREVKKIMHLQGQELKKVAIEGLSEEEHQQLLSLVRRVYDNFERQ
- a CDS encoding siderophore-interacting protein yields the protein MTDNLSISRVQLIRHEIKRRQLDVVNVEQISPGFKRITLTGDSLADFISASFDDHIKFIVNPEAAEPAMRDYTPRSYDNVKKELVIEFAMHGEGPANQWAENVKAGDKAFIAGPRGSRVIPMDYDWQLMLGDETAFPAIARRLEELPAGTRVTVVALAADKQDRLTFSSQANPEIIWVDTPEQLTEWAINHQLAAGEGFVWCAAEASIIKALRNIFVEEKGHNINAIRTSAYWKKRTAAFHEEVS